TGTTCTGCAGATCGGCCACTTCGGTGCTCAGCGTCGCCTCCCGCTGCCGCAACGAGTCCAACAGCACCAGCAGGTCGGCCGGACGGGCGGTTTCCAGGGGAGTCGCCGGACTCGTTCTGGCGGACCTGGGTGACGATCGCGACCCCCAGCACCAGGCACAGCAACACGGCCAGCGTCCCGAACACCAGCCGGGACCGCCCGCCGCGCAGCGGTGCTGCGAGTCCCCGCGCGCGCGGCGGCCGCGACGCCGCGGGCAGCTCGTGACGCCCGCGGCGCACCGCTGGTGTTGGCGCGCCGCGGTTTTTCGACGTCGCCCGGGTCGCCGGATTCGGGCGTCACCAGCTCACGCTCCGAACAGGCGACGTCGCAGCGCCGCCGCGTTGCCGAAGATCCGGATGCCCAACACCACGATGATCGCGGTGGACAGCTGGGTGCCGACGCCCAGTTGGTCGCCGACGTACACGATCAGCGCCGCCACCAGCACGTTGAAGACGAAGGAGACGACGAAGACCTTCGGGTCGAAGATGCGCTCGAGGTAGGCGCGCAGACCGCCGAACACCGCGTCGAGCGCGGCGACCACCGCGATCGGCAGATACGGCTGGATGACTTCGGGAACGCTGGGATGGAAGATCAGGCCCAGCACAATGCCGATGGCAAGGGCGGCGATACCGATCATGCGTGCGTGATTCCCGTCCCGAGTGTCTTTCCCATTGCACTGCGCACTTCCCCGAGCCCCCTTAAGGCCCGATCGGTGTGGCGAACTTGACGTCGCGGACGGCTCCGGCCGGCAGTGCCAGGCCGTCGCCGGTATTCACGTTGACGCCGACACCGTAGGAGGCCTCCAGCAGCCTAAGCCGACGCAATCCGGGGCTGTGGTCGAAGGTGTCCCGCATGGACTTCGGCGGGCCGATCGCCAGGATGGTGTACGGGCTGCTGGTGGGGTTGTTGTCGACCAGGATCGCGCCGCCGGCCTGCCGGATCGTCACGTTGGGCCCGATCCGGGCACCGTCGACGGAGATGGCTTCGGCTCCGCTGGCCCACAGTGAGTTCACGACGAGCTGTAGGTCGCGGTCGAGGATGATCTGCTGGCTGCCGGTCACCCGCTGCTTGGACGCGTCGGACAGGTTGGGCCCGGCACCGGGGTCGGTCACCGTGACCGTCAGACCCGGCCCGATCACCGCGGTGCTGGCGGCCGCCAGGCTCCGCGCGTCCAGGCTGTTGAGCAGTCGTTGGCCCTCGGCATCGTCGGCCAGCGCGAGTCGCTGCACCTGGTCGACCCTGGCCGCCAGCGCGCTGCGCTGCCGCGCCAGCTTGGTGGCGGCGGACTGGGTGGATCGCACGTTCGCGGCCAATAGCTGCTGTGCGGACCGCACCCCGGGGGCCACCGAGCGGGCCTGGGCCACCGCGGCGGCGAACACGGCCGCAACCAGCGTCGCCGCCAAGGCCTGCCACATCCAGCCGAACGCGCGTTCCCGCCCACTTTCGGGCTCGGCACGGGCCTTCCGCGCCGCGGCCGCTGCGGCGTATCCCGGGTCCAGATGCTCGGACAGCAGCGCGCGCAGCAGCGAGGGCACCGGGATTTTCTGGGCTCGGGCGGCGGCGGCGTGGGGGCTGTAACCGGCATTGGGGTCGTAACCGCCGAGCAGCCGGTCACGTTCAGCCATGCTCACCTGCCCGCGGGGTAGCCGGGCGATGGTGCCTGACATTGGGCATCCGGCGCATCACCAGGACCATCTGCGCCATGTACAGCACGAAAGCCCACAAATACATGTACAAGCCCCAAATCAGAAACGCCCACCCGCAAGCCCCCACGATACGACTCCACAGGGCATCCCACTGACCCAGCAGCACCAGCGGGAAGCCTGACATCAGGGCGAACGTCGCTGCCTTACCGACGTAGGAGACCGGCAGCGCCGACAGCCCGCGACTGCGCAGCAGCGGCAGCGTGGCGGCCAGCGCCGCGTCGCGGGCCACTAGGGTGACGACGAACCACCACGGCACGATTCCGCTCAGCGCCAGCACAATCGGCACGGTGACCATGTAGAGGCGGTCGACGGCGGGGTCCAGCAGCATGCCGAGCCGCGACGACTGGTCCAGCAGTCGCGCGATCTTGCCGTCGGCCCAGTCGGAGAATCCGCTGAACATCAAGATCGCCACCGCCCACCCGTTGCGGTGGGCGATGAGCATCAGATAGACGAAGACGGGGATCAGCGCCAGCCGGACGATGCTCAGCACGTTGGGCACCGTCAGCACTCGATCCCGCGCGAGCCCTGGCTCCATGAGCGGTGACCTTAACCCGGTTTCTTTCCACGAACGTAACCCCACTGCGAAATTCGGCACCGGAGTTCACCGTCCGGGCGCGCAGAACTCAGCGGAACACGCCGGGCAGGCTCAGCGTGGACAACGTGTCGTCGGACAACGGATTGTCGTTGACCATGTACGTCCACGTCGAGGTGGGGCGCGCCAGCTTGGACAGATCCAGTCCGGGTTCGTCCTCGAGGACGTTCGCCGTTTCGAAGGTCTGCTGCGCCGCCTCGATCGCGTCGGCGGCCAGTGACGCGAACGCGTCCACCGCCATCCGGTGAAACTCGTCGAGCGGGTTCTGCCGGCCCAGCGCGCGCAGGTGGATGCTTTCCCGGATGTCGGCCAGATAGGCCAGATGGTCGGCCCAGCCGCGGTCCAGGTGATACAGCATGATCAGTCGACAGATCTTCTCCAGCCGCTCCTCGGAGAGGTCCTCGGCCAGTTCCTTATACCGCTTGGGCGCCAGCTCCTCCAGCTCCTCGCGCGCGGTTGCGGTGCGCAACAAGGTATTTCGCCGGTCGACGATGATGGCCCGCTGTTGGGCGATCAACTGGTTGTAGCGCCAGGTGTTGGCGTGCACGTCGAGCATGCGGCCTTCGGCAACCCGCTGCGCGTGGTCGAGCAGCCCCGCCGCTTTGGGGCTGACGATGCGCCCATCCTCGTCGGTTTGCATCGGCAGTTTGTTGTGATCCAGGTTGGCCGCGACGACGTCGTCCTCCCAGCTGGAGAAGAACACCGACGACCCCGGGTCACCCTGGCGCCCCGCCCGGCCGCGCAGCTGGTTGTCCAGCCGCTCGGTGTGGTGCCGGCCGGTCCCGACGACATGCAGCCCGCCCAGTTCGGCCACCCGGTCGTGGTCGGACTCGTCGGATCCGCCCAGCCGGATGTCGGTGCCCCGGCCGGCCATCTGGGTCGAGACGGTGACCGCGCCGTACTTGCCCGCCTCGGCGATCACCGCCGCCTCCTCGGCGTCGTTCTTGGCGTTGAGCAGCACCGCGGGAATGCCGCGGCGCACCAGCCGCTCGTGCAGATCCTCGGATTCGGCGACGTCGCGGGTGCCCACCAGCACCGGCTGCCCGGTTTCGTGCACCTCGGCGATGTGTTCGACGATCGCGTCGTTCTTGGCCGCTGCGGTGATGTAGACCCGGTCGGACTCGTCCTCGCGGATGTTGGGGGTGTTCGGCGGGATCGGCGACACACCCAGTTTGTAGAACTGGCGCAACTGCTCACCGGCGGCCAGGGCGGTGCCGGTCATCCCGCACACCGTGGCGTAGCGGTTGATCAGCGCCTGCACCGTGATGGTGTCGAGCACCTCACCGGTTTCGGTGGTCTCGATGCCTTCCTTGGCCTCGACGGCGGCCTGCAGCCCGTCCGGCCAGCGCTGCAGCTGCGCGATCCGGCCGCGGGAGGAGTTGATCAGGTGCACGGCGTCGTCGCGGACGATGTAGTGCACGTCGCGCTGCAACAGCA
The nucleotide sequence above comes from Mycobacterium kiyosense. Encoded proteins:
- a CDS encoding UPF0749 protein, which translates into the protein MAERDRLLGGYDPNAGYSPHAAAARAQKIPVPSLLRALLSEHLDPGYAAAAAARKARAEPESGRERAFGWMWQALAATLVAAVFAAAVAQARSVAPGVRSAQQLLAANVRSTQSAATKLARQRSALAARVDQVQRLALADDAEGQRLLNSLDARSLAAASTAVIGPGLTVTVTDPGAGPNLSDASKQRVTGSQQIILDRDLQLVVNSLWASGAEAISVDGARIGPNVTIRQAGGAILVDNNPTSSPYTILAIGPPKSMRDTFDHSPGLRRLRLLEASYGVGVNVNTGDGLALPAGAVRDVKFATPIGP
- the pgsA1_1 gene encoding putative CDP-diacylglycerol--glycerol-3-phosphate 3-phosphatidyl-transferase 1, whose translation is MEPGLARDRVLTVPNVLSIVRLALIPVFVYLMLIAHRNGWAVAILMFSGFSDWADGKIARLLDQSSRLGMLLDPAVDRLYMVTVPIVLALSGIVPWWFVVTLVARDAALAATLPLLRSRGLSALPVSYVGKAATFALMSGFPLVLLGQWDALWSRIVGACGWAFLIWGLYMYLWAFVLYMAQMVLVMRRMPNVRHHRPATPRAGEHG
- the secA2 gene encoding protein translocase subunit SecA 2, with translation MSVVTASEEFDKEAADLSDEKLRKASGLLNLDDLADSADIPQFLAIAREAAERTTELRPFDVQLLGALRMLAGDVIEMATGEGKTLAGAIAAAGYALAGRHVHVVTINDYLARRDAEWMGPLIEAMGLTVGWITAESTSEERKAAYGCDVTYASVNEIGFDVLRDQLVTDVEDLVSPNPDVALIDEADSVLVDEALVPLVLAGTSHRETPRVEIIKLVGRLNPETDFDTDSDSRNVHLTEAGARKVEKALGGIDLYSEEHVGTTLTEVNVALHAHVLLQRDVHYIVRDDAVHLINSSRGRIAQLQRWPDGLQAAVEAKEGIETTETGEVLDTITVQALINRYATVCGMTGTALAAGEQLRQFYKLGVSPIPPNTPNIREDESDRVYITAAAKNDAIVEHIAEVHETGQPVLVGTRDVAESEDLHERLVRRGIPAVLLNAKNDAEEAAVIAEAGKYGAVTVSTQMAGRGTDIRLGGSDESDHDRVAELGGLHVVGTGRHHTERLDNQLRGRAGRQGDPGSSVFFSSWEDDVVAANLDHNKLPMQTDEDGRIVSPKAAGLLDHAQRVAEGRMLDVHANTWRYNQLIAQQRAIIVDRRNTLLRTATAREELEELAPKRYKELAEDLSEERLEKICRLIMLYHLDRGWADHLAYLADIRESIHLRALGRQNPLDEFHRMAVDAFASLAADAIEAAQQTFETANVLEDEPGLDLSKLARPTSTWTYMVNDNPLSDDTLSTLSLPGVFR